The Sphingomonas sanxanigenens DSM 19645 = NX02 genome includes a region encoding these proteins:
- a CDS encoding trypsin-like peptidase domain-containing protein, translating to MAELTAGQRVPLGADAVEINVSGAGLDRYARHLGAVLIALDASRRVPESFRPMDSGAREMRPGASFVEGGALRIDLNALPAEVDRLMLVLHILGGIGAGVTLRDLQSITTTIAAHRFPLDTTNRGEASVILVEIYRRNGEWRLSANGQGFVGGIGAVASSLNIDIPVTYPDDVQDIAPSPGGHDRPPPGSKFSGSGFAVDSRHVLTNAHVVDGARTVSVASEKLTSPAEVVFVDSRNDIALLRVERDLPAAARFRFALDLHLGEDIVVVGFPLQGLLGSGPQATAGNVSSLCGMGNDSSVMQFTAPTASGNSGGPILDTAGLVVGQVHSSLNIERIRQGGVNAENVNFGSKAPMLRTFLATNDVGCTVSDDSAQRNRADIVREARSYIYLVKCEA from the coding sequence ATGGCTGAACTCACCGCGGGCCAGCGGGTGCCGCTGGGCGCCGATGCGGTAGAGATCAACGTCTCGGGCGCGGGGCTCGATCGCTATGCCCGGCATCTCGGCGCGGTGCTGATCGCGCTCGACGCCAGCCGGCGCGTGCCCGAAAGCTTCCGGCCGATGGACAGCGGCGCGCGCGAGATGCGCCCAGGCGCCAGCTTCGTCGAGGGCGGCGCGCTGCGCATCGACCTGAACGCGTTGCCTGCCGAGGTCGACCGGCTGATGCTGGTACTGCACATCCTCGGCGGGATCGGTGCGGGCGTCACCCTGCGCGACCTGCAGAGCATCACGACGACGATCGCCGCCCATCGCTTCCCGCTCGACACCACCAATCGCGGCGAAGCCTCGGTGATCCTCGTCGAGATCTATCGCCGCAACGGCGAATGGCGCCTGTCCGCCAACGGGCAGGGCTTCGTCGGCGGGATCGGCGCGGTCGCCTCCTCGCTCAACATCGACATCCCCGTAACCTATCCCGACGATGTGCAGGATATTGCACCGTCACCGGGCGGGCATGACCGGCCGCCGCCGGGCAGCAAATTTTCCGGCAGCGGCTTCGCGGTCGACAGCCGCCATGTGCTGACCAACGCGCACGTCGTCGATGGCGCGCGCACGGTTTCGGTCGCCTCGGAAAAGCTGACGAGCCCCGCCGAGGTGGTGTTCGTCGACAGCCGCAACGACATCGCGTTGTTGCGAGTCGAGCGCGACCTGCCCGCCGCCGCGCGCTTCCGCTTCGCGCTCGACCTGCATCTGGGCGAGGATATCGTCGTGGTCGGCTTCCCGCTGCAGGGGCTGCTCGGATCGGGGCCGCAGGCCACCGCCGGCAACGTCTCCTCGCTTTGCGGGATGGGCAATGACAGCAGCGTGATGCAATTTACTGCACCGACCGCCAGCGGCAACAGCGGGGGGCCGATCCTCGACACCGCGGGGCTGGTCGTCGGGCAGGTTCACAGTTCGCTGAACATCGAGCGCATCCGCCAGGGCGGCGTGAACGCGGAGAACGTCAATTTCGGATCGAAGGCACCCATGTTGCGGACTTTTCTTGCCACCAACGATGTCGGCTGCACCGTCTCGGACGACAGCGCGCAGCGCAACCGCGCGGACATCGTGCGCGAGGCGCGCAGCTATATCTATCTCGTGAAGTGCGAGGCGTGA
- a CDS encoding ATP-grasp domain-containing protein, with translation MIREGAHDAGLPLHPDPAGLRLIASHRDAQAAVLDAADLALIEPMFERDTEEGAAAFVAWCLDICRAHDVDLFVPQNGRALIATHAEAFAAIGTRVSVPASSEMLALIEDKAAFYEAALEVGLPMPLTIEVRDATGFDAAVAEIRAAGLNPCIKPPEGVFGAGFWLLDDGCDLFSTLMNPEGHVVATDVVHRALAEPGLGKRLLVMEHLAGVEWSLDCVCRDGELIVGVARRKEGRAQRLETDGPAFEIGRRAIAAFGLSGLINLQCRAARIDDGDPRLLEINTRMSGGCVYTRYAGVRLPWCHVATELGLIVPQDIPEPEPGALVAAVGDAVLIADRTTVHG, from the coding sequence ATGATCAGGGAAGGCGCGCACGACGCGGGCCTTCCCCTTCATCCCGACCCCGCCGGCCTGCGTCTGATCGCGTCGCATCGCGATGCGCAGGCCGCGGTTCTCGACGCGGCCGATCTGGCGCTGATCGAGCCCATGTTCGAACGCGATACCGAGGAGGGGGCGGCAGCGTTCGTCGCCTGGTGCCTCGATATCTGCCGCGCCCATGATGTCGACCTGTTCGTGCCGCAGAACGGGCGCGCGCTCATCGCAACCCATGCCGAAGCGTTCGCCGCGATCGGCACCCGCGTATCCGTCCCGGCCTCGTCGGAGATGCTGGCGCTGATCGAGGACAAGGCGGCGTTCTACGAGGCGGCGCTGGAGGTCGGGCTGCCGATGCCGCTGACCATCGAGGTGCGCGATGCGACGGGGTTCGACGCCGCGGTTGCGGAAATCCGCGCCGCCGGGCTGAACCCGTGCATCAAGCCGCCCGAGGGTGTTTTCGGCGCCGGATTCTGGCTGCTCGATGATGGCTGCGACCTGTTTTCGACCCTGATGAACCCGGAAGGCCATGTCGTCGCGACGGACGTCGTCCATCGCGCGCTTGCGGAGCCGGGACTCGGCAAGCGGCTGCTGGTGATGGAGCATCTGGCCGGTGTCGAATGGAGCCTCGACTGCGTCTGCCGCGACGGCGAACTGATCGTCGGCGTGGCGCGGCGCAAGGAAGGGCGCGCGCAGCGGCTGGAGACCGACGGACCGGCGTTCGAGATCGGCCGCCGCGCGATCGCGGCCTTCGGCCTCTCGGGGCTGATCAATCTGCAATGCCGCGCCGCGCGCATCGACGATGGCGATCCGCGGCTGCTGGAAATCAACACGCGGATGAGCGGCGGCTGCGTCTACACGCGCTATGCCGGTGTGCGCCTGCCGTGGTGCCATGTCGCGACCGAACTCGGATTGATCGTGCCGCAGGATATTCCGGAGCCCGAGCCGGGCGCGCTGGTCGCGGCGGTCGGCGATGCCGTGCTGATCGCCGACCGGACGACGGTTCATGGCTGA
- a CDS encoding TerD family protein: MAVSLSKGGNVSLSKEAPGLTTVKVGLGWDTRVTDGSAFDLDASVFILNAEGKVRSDADFIFYNNKTGAGGAVEHQGDNTTGEGAGDDEVVIVGLSKLPADVTKLAFSVTIHDADARKQNFGMVSNAYIRVLNNDGGTEIARYDLSEDASTETAMIFGELYRNGDEWKFKAIGQGFAGGLGPLAKSFGVNI; the protein is encoded by the coding sequence ATGGCGGTTTCACTTTCAAAGGGCGGCAATGTCAGCCTGTCCAAGGAGGCCCCCGGCCTCACGACCGTCAAGGTCGGCCTGGGCTGGGACACGCGCGTCACCGACGGCAGCGCGTTCGACCTCGATGCCAGCGTGTTCATCCTGAACGCCGAGGGCAAGGTGCGCAGCGATGCGGACTTCATCTTCTACAACAACAAGACCGGCGCCGGCGGCGCGGTCGAGCACCAGGGTGACAACACCACGGGCGAGGGCGCCGGCGACGACGAGGTCGTGATCGTCGGGCTGAGCAAGCTGCCCGCCGACGTCACCAAGCTCGCCTTTTCGGTGACGATCCACGACGCCGACGCGCGCAAGCAGAATTTCGGCATGGTCTCCAACGCCTATATCCGCGTGCTCAACAACGATGGCGGCACCGAGATCGCGCGTTACGACCTGTCGGAAGACGCCTCGACCGAAACCGCGATGATCTTCGGTGAACTCTACCGCAATGGCGATGAGTGGAAGTTCAAGGCGATCGGTCAGGGCTTTGCCGGTGGCCTGGGGCCGCTCGCCAAGTCCTTCGGCGTCAACATCTGA
- a CDS encoding TerD family protein gives MSISLSKGGNVSLSKEEPGLSKILIGLGWDVRSTDGADFDLDASAFLLKTDGKVRSDADFIFYNQLKSTDGSVEHTGDNRTGEGEGDDESLKVELTRVPAEIDKVAVAVTIHDGENKRQNFGMVQNAFIRVVNDATGREIARYDLTEDASVETAMIFGEVYRHNGEWKFRAVGQGYQGGLGPLARNYGVNVG, from the coding sequence ATGTCCATCAGCCTGTCCAAGGGCGGCAATGTCAGCCTGTCGAAGGAAGAGCCTGGCCTCAGCAAGATCCTGATCGGTCTCGGCTGGGACGTCCGCTCGACCGACGGCGCCGATTTCGACCTCGACGCAAGCGCCTTCCTGCTCAAGACCGACGGAAAGGTGCGCTCGGACGCGGACTTCATCTTCTACAACCAGCTGAAATCGACCGACGGCTCGGTCGAGCACACCGGCGACAACCGCACCGGTGAGGGCGAGGGCGATGACGAGTCGCTGAAGGTCGAACTGACCCGCGTGCCCGCCGAGATCGACAAGGTGGCGGTCGCGGTGACCATCCACGACGGTGAGAACAAGCGCCAGAATTTCGGCATGGTGCAGAACGCCTTCATCCGCGTCGTCAACGATGCCACCGGCCGCGAGATCGCGCGCTACGACCTGACGGAAGACGCGTCGGTCGAAACCGCGATGATCTTCGGCGAGGTCTATCGCCACAATGGCGAGTGGAAGTTCCGCGCGGTCGGTCAGGGCTATCAGGGCGGTCTCGGCCCGCTCGCCCGCAACTATGGTGTCAATGTCGGCTGA